Within the Pengzhenrongella sicca genome, the region GCCATGCACGCGGTCAGGCTGAGGTTGCCGACGCCGACGGCGCGCGCCTTGAGGATCGGGTTGGCGAGCATCAGGTCCTGCAGCTGGCTCAGCGAGTGCTTGATGCCGACGATGGCCTCGCGGACGTTGTCGAGCGCGCCCGGCGGGATGTCCTGGGACACGCCGCCCGGGCGGATGTACGCGTGGTTCATGCGCAGCCCGGTGACGAGCTCGAAGATCCGCAGGACCTGCTCGCGGCCGGTGAACCCCGAGGTCATGATCGTCGTCGCGCCGAGCTCGTTGCCCGCGGTCGCCAGGCACACGAGGTGGGAGGAGATGCGGTTGAGCTCCATCATGAGCACGCGGATGACGGTCGCGCGCTCGGGCACGTCGTCCGTGATCCCGAGCAGCTTCTCGACCGCCAGGCAGTACGCGGTCTCCTGGAACAGCGGGGCCACGTAGTCCATGCGCGTGCAGTAGGTCACGCCCTGGGTCCAGGTACGGAACTCCATGTTCTTCTCGATGCCGGTGTGCAGGTAGCCGATGCCGGCCCGCGCCTCGGTGACGGTCTCGCCGTCGATCTCGAGCATGAGCCGCAGCACGCCGTGGGTGGACGGGTGCTGGGGTCCCATGTTGACGACGATCCGCTCCTCGCCGAGGCGAGCGGCCTCCTCGGCGATGTCGGACCAGTCGCCGCCGGACGCCTCGAACATGGGGGCGTCACCGACGGTGGAGTCGACGATGTGGGCGGTCGCGTGCGGGGTCGCGCCTGTCGGCGCGCCGCCGCGGGGTGCCTTCGATGCAGCCATCAGTTGTACGACCTCCGCTGGTCCGGCGGTGGGATGGTGGCGCCCTTGTACTCCACCGGGATCCCGCCGAGGGGATAGTCCTTGCGCTGGGGGTGACCGGGCCAGTCGTCCGGCATCTCGATCCGGGCCAACGCGGGGTGGCCGTCGAACACGATCCCGAAGAAGTCCCAGGTCTCGCGCTCGTGCCAGTCGTTCGCCGGGTAGACCGAGACGGTCGAGGGCAGGTGCGGGTCGGCGTCGGACACGGCGACCTCGAGGCGCAGCCGGCGGCTGTGCGTGACCGAGGTGAGGTGGTAGACGGCGTGCAGCTCGCGGCCGGTCTCGTGCGGGTAGTGCACGCCCGAGACGCCGAGGCTTAGCTCGAACCGCAGGTCCTGGTCGTCGCGGAGCGCCTGGCAGACCTCGACGAGGTGGGCGGCGGTGACGAAGATCGTGAGCTCGCCACGATCGACGACGATCTTCTCGACCGCCTCGGCGAACGGCGTGCCGTCGGCCTCGAGCACCTCGGCGAGGATGTCGACGCACCGGTCGAACCAGCCGCCATAGGGCCGCTCGCTCGGGCCGGGCAGGACGATCTCCCGCACCAGGCCGCCGTACCCGGACGTGTCGCCGGGGCCGTCCGCGCCGAACATCCCGGTCCGGACGTCGACGACGTCGATCGGCTCGCGGCTCTCGCGCGCGGGGACGGCCGGGGCGTGCTGCTGCTGGGCGAGCTCGCTGCTCACGTGCGTGAGGGAGTCCTTCTCGACGGGTGAGGCGTCGAGGCGCTTGTCGTCGCTCACCGCAGGAGCCCCGTCTGGTGCGAGGTCGGCGTCGCGGCGAGCGCCGCGGCCTCGGCCGCGCGGGTCGCCTCGGCGCGGTTGACGCCGAGGGGCTCGTGCTGGATCTGGTCGTGCAGCGCGAGGATCGCGTTGATGAGCATCTCGGGCCGCGGCGGGCAGCCCGGCAGGTAGATGTCGACGGGCACGACGTGGTCGACGCCCTGCACGATCGCGTAGTTGTTGAACATGCCGCCCGACGACGCGCACACGCCCATCGACAGGACCCACTTGGGCTCGGCCATCTGGTCGTAGACCTGGCGCAGCGCGGGGGCCATCTTCTGGCTCACGCGGCCGGCGACGATCATGAGGTCGGCCTGGCGCGGCGAGGCGCGGAAGACCTCCATACCGAAGCGAGAGATGTCGTAGCGGGAGGCGCCCGTGGCCATCATCTCGATGGCGCAACACGCGAGCCCGAACGTGACCGGCCAGAGCGAGCCCTTGCGGAAGTAGCCCGCGAGGTTCTCGACCGTGGTCAGCAAGAAACCTGACGGTGCCTCTTCGATGCCCATCTACGCCTGCTCTCGAGCTGCTGTGGTCCGTGCGGTCGGTGCGATCGTCATTCCCATTCGAAGCCGCCCCGGCGCCACTCGTAGATGAACGGCACCGTGATCAGGGCGAGGAAGCCGAGCATCGCGATGAGCCCGAACATCGCGAGCTCCGTGAAGTTCACGGCCCACGGGTAGAGGAAGACGACCTCGATGTCGAAGATGATGAACGTCATGGCGACGAGGTAGTACTTGACCGGGAACCGGCCGCCACCGATCGCCAGCGGCGTCGGGTCGATCCCGCACTCGTAGGCGTCGAGCTTGGCGCGGTTGTAGCGCTTCGGGCCGATGATGGCGCTTGCGCCGACACCGCCGAGGGCGAGTACCGCCGCGACCGCCATCATCACCAGGATGGGGACGTAGGGATTGGTCATCGGGAGCCTCTCCTACAGGGACCGGCGGCGCAGCCGGCGGGGATGGTCGTGCTCATGCGGCGGGTGCCAGTCTGCTCAGGCCGGCGATGACCCGGTCCACCATGTCGCCGCCGTGCGGCTCGTAGCAGTCCGAGAGCAGCTTCAGCGTGAATCGCATGATCAGCGGCCGGGGCAAACCGTACCGTGTGCAGATCCGCATCACGTGCGGGTGCTCGATGATCTTCACGAAGTAGCGGCCGAGCGTGTAGTACCCGCCCAGGTCCGCACGGATCAGCCGCGGGTAGGTCTCGAGCGCGCGCTCGCGCGCGGCGTCGCTGGTCCGCGCGCGCGCCTGCACGATCGCGTCGGCGGCCGTCCGGCCGGCCTGCATCGCGTAGGCGATGCCCTCGCCGTTGAACGGGCTGACCATGCCGCCGGAGTCGCCCACGAGCATCAGCCCGCGCGTGTACAGCGGCGTGCGGTTGAAGCCCATCGGCAGCGCGGCGCCGCGCAGCGGGCCGACCTGGTTCTCGGGCGTGAACTCCCACTCGGCCGGGGCGTTCGCCATCCACTTCGCGAACAGGTCCTTGTAGTCGACCTTCGTCGCCGCGGCGGTCGAGCTCACGCTGCCGAGTCCGACGTTCGCGGTGCCGTCGCCGAGCGCGAAGATCCAGCCGTACCCCGGCATGAGGTTCGACTTGTGCGGCTCGCCGTCCCACAGCTCGAGGTGGCTCTCCATCATCGTGTCGTCCTGGCGCGGCGTCGTGAAGTACGTCCGCACGGCTACGCCCATCGGCCGGTCCAGCCGCTTCTCGAGGCCGAGCGCGAGGCCGAGGCGGGCGGACACGCCGTCGGCCGCGATGACGACCGGGGCGCGATAGGTGACCTCGTCGCCCGCGCGACGGCCGGCGTCGTCGACGGGACGAGCGGTGACGCCGACGACGCGGCCTGTGCGCTCGTCGAGCAGCGGGCCGGTGACGTTGGTCCGCTCGATCAGCTTCGCGCCGGCGGTGACGGCGTGCTGGGCGAGCGCGTGGTCGAGGCTCATGCGGGTGCGGGCGAGGCCGAAGGACGGGTAGCTCGACAGCTCGGGCCAGGGCAGCTCGATGCGGTGGCCGCCGCCGACGACGCGCAGGCCGGTGTTGCGGATCCAGCCGTCCTCGGGCTTGAGCGACATGCCCATCGCGACCAGCTCGCGCGTCGCGCGCGGGGTCAGGCCGTCGCCGCAGATCTTGTCCCGGGGGAAGGCCGCCTTCTCCAGCAGGAGGACGGTCAGGCCGGCGGCGGCGCAGTAGTAGGCGGCCGACGAGCCGGCCGGACCGGCCCCGACGATGATGACGTCCGCGTCATCGGTCTGCATCTGACTCACCTCGTCGCCTCGCTCTATCCCTCTGGGTGAAGCTCTTTGTGAAGATGTTCACGCACTCCAGCGCCCCACTGTAGTCGCGGGACGTTCACAAATCCTCCGGGCGAGTACCGCGGTGCAGGGCCACGATGCCGCCGGACAGGTTGCGGTACGCGACGTCGCGCCAGCCGGCCGTGCGCAGCAGGCGCCCGAGCGCCCGCTGGTCGGGCCAGGCCCGGATCGACTCCGCGAGGTAGGTGTACGCATCGGTCTCCTTCGAGACCGCGCGGGCGACCGTCGGCAGCGCCCGCATGAGGTAGTTGTCGTAGACCGTGCGCAGCGGCGCGAACGTCGCGTGCGAGAACTCGCAGACCACGAGCCGGCCGCCCGGGCGGGTCACGCGGAGCATCTCGCGCAGCGCGCGGTCGGTGTCCGCGACGTTGCGCAGCCCGAACGAGATCGTCACCGCGTCGAACGAGGCGTCGGCGAAGGGGAGCTTCGTGGCGTCGCCAGCGACGAAGCCGAGGTCCGGGCGGCGGCGCTTGCCGACCTCGAGCATGCCGAACGAGAAGTCGCAGGGCACGACCTCGACGCCGGCGTCGGCGAGCGGGCGGCTCGACGTGCCGGTGCCGGCGGCCAGGTCCAGCACGCGCTGACCAGGGCTGACGCCGAGGGCCTTGATCGTGGCCGTCCGCCAGCGCCGGTCCTGGCCGAGCGACATCACGTCGTTGGTGAGGTCGTAGCGGCGGGCGATGCCGTCGAACATCTCCGCGACCTCGTGGGGCTGCTTGTCCAAGCTGGCGCGCGACATGTGTCCATGATCTCAGGTTCACGGGACTGCTCGCTGCGCGCGGGCGCCGCGGGCAGACCTACGCTTGCACGTGATGTCTACGCTCACGACCCCCGCTGCCGGCGCCGTCCCACGACCCCTCGTGGTGCGCACGGTCGCCATCGACGACCCCGGCGACCTGCTGGCCTTGCTGCCCGACGGCGCGCCGCTGGCCTGGGTCCGGCGCGGCGACGGCATCGTGGGCTGGGGCGAGGTGCTGCGCGTCCCGGTGCGCGGGCCGGACCGGTTCGCCGCCGCCGAGGACGCCTGGCACGAGGTCCTCGCGCACGCGATCGTGCGCGACGAGGTCGACCTGCCCGGGACCGGACCGGTGGCCTTCGGGTCGTTCGCGTTCGACGAGGACTCCCCCGCCGGCGGCGTCGTGGTGATCCCGCGCGTCGTCGTCGGGCGCCGCGGCGGTCAGGCCTGGCTCACGACCATCGACACGGGCGCGACGATCGGCGCGACGCCGACGCTGGCGACCGCCGTCGGCGAGCGCGCGCCGGTCACGGCGCCGGGTCCGGTGAGCTACTCCGACGGGGCGGTCGACGATGCGGGCTGGCGCGACGTCGTCACGCGCTGCGTGGCCGCGATCCGCGCCGGCGAGGTCGAGAAGGTCGTGCTCGCG harbors:
- a CDS encoding NADH-quinone oxidoreductase subunit D codes for the protein MAASKAPRGGAPTGATPHATAHIVDSTVGDAPMFEASGGDWSDIAEEAARLGEERIVVNMGPQHPSTHGVLRLMLEIDGETVTEARAGIGYLHTGIEKNMEFRTWTQGVTYCTRMDYVAPLFQETAYCLAVEKLLGITDDVPERATVIRVLMMELNRISSHLVCLATAGNELGATTIMTSGFTGREQVLRIFELVTGLRMNHAYIRPGGVSQDIPPGALDNVREAIVGIKHSLSQLQDLMLANPILKARAVGVGNLSLTACMALGVTGPVLRSAGLPYDVRKSEPYCGYETYDFDIPTATEGDAFSRIRLRLEECYQSMHIVEQALDRLQLIGPGPVMVADKKIAWPAQLAIGSDGMGNSLDHIKEIMGTSMEALIHHFKLVTEGFRVPAGQVFQSVEAPRGELGVHLVSDGGTRPYRAHFRDPSFNNLQAVSMMCEGGQIADVVVSVASLDPVLGGVDR
- a CDS encoding NADH-quinone oxidoreductase subunit C, producing the protein MSSELAQQQHAPAVPARESREPIDVVDVRTGMFGADGPGDTSGYGGLVREIVLPGPSERPYGGWFDRCVDILAEVLEADGTPFAEAVEKIVVDRGELTIFVTAAHLVEVCQALRDDQDLRFELSLGVSGVHYPHETGRELHAVYHLTSVTHSRRLRLEVAVSDADPHLPSTVSVYPANDWHERETWDFFGIVFDGHPALARIEMPDDWPGHPQRKDYPLGGIPVEYKGATIPPPDQRRSYN
- a CDS encoding NADH-quinone oxidoreductase subunit A, which codes for MTNPYVPILVMMAVAAVLALGGVGASAIIGPKRYNRAKLDAYECGIDPTPLAIGGGRFPVKYYLVAMTFIIFDIEVVFLYPWAVNFTELAMFGLIAMLGFLALITVPFIYEWRRGGFEWE
- a CDS encoding NuoB/complex I 20 kDa subunit family protein produces the protein MGIEEAPSGFLLTTVENLAGYFRKGSLWPVTFGLACCAIEMMATGASRYDISRFGMEVFRASPRQADLMIVAGRVSQKMAPALRQVYDQMAEPKWVLSMGVCASSGGMFNNYAIVQGVDHVVPVDIYLPGCPPRPEMLINAILALHDQIQHEPLGVNRAEATRAAEAAALAATPTSHQTGLLR
- a CDS encoding geranylgeranyl reductase family protein encodes the protein MQTDDADVIIVGAGPAGSSAAYYCAAAGLTVLLLEKAAFPRDKICGDGLTPRATRELVAMGMSLKPEDGWIRNTGLRVVGGGHRIELPWPELSSYPSFGLARTRMSLDHALAQHAVTAGAKLIERTNVTGPLLDERTGRVVGVTARPVDDAGRRAGDEVTYRAPVVIAADGVSARLGLALGLEKRLDRPMGVAVRTYFTTPRQDDTMMESHLELWDGEPHKSNLMPGYGWIFALGDGTANVGLGSVSSTAAATKVDYKDLFAKWMANAPAEWEFTPENQVGPLRGAALPMGFNRTPLYTRGLMLVGDSGGMVSPFNGEGIAYAMQAGRTAADAIVQARARTSDAARERALETYPRLIRADLGGYYTLGRYFVKIIEHPHVMRICTRYGLPRPLIMRFTLKLLSDCYEPHGGDMVDRVIAGLSRLAPAA
- a CDS encoding demethylmenaquinone methyltransferase, whose amino-acid sequence is MSRASLDKQPHEVAEMFDGIARRYDLTNDVMSLGQDRRWRTATIKALGVSPGQRVLDLAAGTGTSSRPLADAGVEVVPCDFSFGMLEVGKRRRPDLGFVAGDATKLPFADASFDAVTISFGLRNVADTDRALREMLRVTRPGGRLVVCEFSHATFAPLRTVYDNYLMRALPTVARAVSKETDAYTYLAESIRAWPDQRALGRLLRTAGWRDVAYRNLSGGIVALHRGTRPEDL